A genomic stretch from Arsenophonus sp. aPb includes:
- a CDS encoding DNA adenine methylase: MKAPHVVPYQGSKRKIAEEILKNIPYKIQGRLFEPFSGSAAITLSAAVKNLANEYVVGDKYEPLINLWRKIIDFPDDVAREYKYLWNSQLGDPKQFFAECRSQFNIDNDPVKFLYLVARCVKNAIRFNSQGEFNQSPDNRRLGTNPDRMRKEIFAASDLLCGKVDFRVGDFIDILNDATSNDVVYMDPPWQGTSNKKDPRYAYLLDIELLTRGLEDLNSRNIPYLLSFDGVCGGRSYGNGLPEYLDLMKIDIHAGRSSQATLLGRDDMTIESLYLSPALIELSGYGNIHEYHKLYA; this comes from the coding sequence ATGAAGGCTCCTCATGTTGTACCATATCAGGGAAGTAAAAGAAAAATAGCTGAAGAAATACTAAAAAACATTCCTTATAAAATTCAAGGAAGGCTTTTTGAACCTTTTTCCGGTTCAGCAGCGATAACTCTTTCCGCAGCCGTGAAAAATTTAGCTAATGAATATGTTGTTGGCGATAAATATGAGCCGTTAATTAATTTATGGAGAAAAATAATTGATTTCCCAGATGATGTCGCTAGAGAGTACAAATATTTATGGAATTCTCAATTAGGCGATCCTAAACAGTTCTTTGCTGAATGTCGGAGTCAGTTCAATATTGATAATGACCCTGTTAAATTTCTTTATTTAGTGGCTAGATGTGTAAAGAATGCAATCAGATTTAATTCTCAAGGTGAGTTTAATCAGTCTCCAGATAATAGAAGGCTAGGAACTAACCCTGACCGTATGCGTAAAGAAATATTTGCTGCTTCTGATTTGTTATGTGGTAAAGTTGATTTTAGAGTCGGTGATTTTATTGATATTTTAAATGATGCCACTTCGAATGATGTTGTTTATATGGATCCACCTTGGCAAGGGACAAGTAATAAAAAAGACCCAAGGTATGCTTATTTGTTAGATATTGAACTTTTAACAAGAGGTCTTGAGGATTTAAACTCTAGGAATATCCCATATTTATTATCCTTTGATGGTGTATGTGGAGGTAGGTCTTATGGTAATGGTTTACCTGAATATCTAGACCTCATGAAAATAGATATACATGCTGGCAGATCAAGTCAAGCGACCCTTTTGGGGAGGGACGATATGACAATAGAATCACTATACTTATCACCAGCAT
- a CDS encoding HTH domain-containing protein has product MALDGKVSRNEQLMIKVLESSKEPLNLNEIVEAINILDKNCLVGKSPSKSLYSIIYRREKRRSLNNEKPIFIVSTRGGAKYYSINKKAH; this is encoded by the coding sequence ATGGCTTTAGATGGAAAAGTTAGCCGTAATGAGCAGTTGATGATTAAGGTTTTAGAATCATCAAAGGAACCATTGAATTTGAATGAGATAGTTGAAGCAATAAACATTCTAGATAAGAACTGTCTTGTAGGTAAAAGCCCAAGTAAGTCACTTTATTCTATAATTTACAGGCGTGAGAAGCGAAGATCATTGAACAATGAAAAACCAATATTTATTGTAAGCACCCGTGGTGGTGCTAAATACTATTCAATAAACAAAAAGGCTCATTAA
- a CDS encoding IS6 family transposase, giving the protein MNIVKQSFKRLHYPVDVILVCLRWYLAYSLSLRNLEEMMQERGIFVDHSTIHRWILRLTPKLASVARKKRKIYGGTWYLDETYIRIKGKWHYLYRAVEASGETIDFILSQKRNKKSALRFLKKAIHQNTYPMEVNIDKSGANRAALMSLNQRELGIKIRQCRYKNNMVEQDHRFIKKRYRAMLGFKTYRTAKVLLEGIEILHMLHKQQIPINGLILCPVDAFYTLVA; this is encoded by the coding sequence ATGAATATTGTTAAACAAAGCTTTAAACGTCTCCACTATCCCGTCGATGTCATTTTAGTTTGTCTACGTTGGTACCTGGCGTATTCCTTAAGCTTGCGTAACCTTGAGGAGATGATGCAGGAAAGAGGTATTTTTGTTGATCACTCCACCATTCACCGCTGGATTTTACGACTGACGCCAAAACTAGCAAGTGTTGCCAGAAAGAAACGAAAAATCTATGGTGGCACCTGGTATCTGGATGAAACCTATATCAGGATAAAAGGGAAATGGCATTATCTTTATCGCGCCGTAGAGGCTAGTGGTGAAACGATAGATTTTATTCTTAGTCAAAAGCGAAATAAAAAATCTGCATTACGCTTTTTAAAGAAAGCTATCCATCAAAATACCTATCCTATGGAAGTGAATATTGATAAAAGTGGTGCTAATCGGGCTGCATTAATGTCACTTAATCAACGTGAGCTGGGGATAAAAATAAGACAGTGCCGTTATAAAAATAACATGGTAGAGCAAGATCACCGTTTCATTAAAAAACGCTATCGAGCGATGCTTGGTTTTAAGACGTACCGAACGGCAAAAGTTTTACTGGAAGGAATAGAAATATTGCATATGCTCCATAAACAACAAATTCCTATCAATGGCCTAATTCTCTGTCCAGTCGATGCTTTTTACACTTTAGTCGCCTAA
- the repA gene encoding plasmid replication initiator RepA, translating to MSEMLLTNQHKRHTPFSLRRCYVCNPHPAYIPPKETSNKPAIIKALTKAARETRPSRHEAWYTTISVKKNGDIKNFIKRLNEHRARAIDALIVAMSDRLNIISGKVEASVEQLANWCGLSTESECGNKSITRCSKAIITLEELGVIICERVWDKTTGTYIPKMMWVTELFLVLSH from the coding sequence ATGAGTGAGATGTTATTAACTAACCAACATAAACGTCATACGCCGTTTTCGCTGCGTCGTTGTTATGTTTGTAATCCCCATCCTGCTTATATCCCGCCGAAAGAAACCAGTAATAAACCCGCTATTATTAAAGCGCTTACAAAAGCGGCCAGAGAAACTCGACCTTCCCGCCATGAAGCATGGTACACCACAATAAGCGTAAAAAAGAATGGTGATATAAAGAACTTTATTAAACGACTTAATGAACATCGCGCCCGCGCTATTGATGCACTGATAGTGGCAATGAGTGACCGGTTAAATATTATTAGTGGTAAAGTTGAAGCCAGTGTTGAGCAGCTCGCCAATTGGTGTGGTTTATCAACGGAATCGGAATGCGGGAATAAAAGTATTACCCGTTGTAGTAAAGCTATTATCACATTAGAAGAGTTAGGCGTAATTATCTGTGAGCGGGTATGGGATAAAACCACCGGAACGTATATTCCCAAAATGATGTGGGTAACTGAATTATTTTTGGTTCTGTCGCATTAA
- a CDS encoding helix-turn-helix transcriptional regulator has protein sequence MKMSQKIKIIRNAEGLTQMEFCKLLNIPLSSLKNYEGQHSNPNLNAIMKIVQHPKFEKYTLWLMNNKTSPESGQVSPDLSHYGQEKTALNPLKKKTG, from the coding sequence ATGAAAATGTCACAAAAAATAAAAATTATTAGAAATGCAGAGGGTTTAACACAAATGGAGTTTTGTAAATTACTAAATATCCCTCTCAGTTCACTAAAAAATTATGAAGGACAACATTCTAATCCCAACCTCAATGCCATTATGAAAATTGTCCAACATCCCAAATTTGAAAAATATACACTTTGGCTAATGAATAATAAAACATCTCCTGAATCCGGTCAGGTATCACCGGATCTCTCACACTATGGGCAAGAAAAAACGGCGTTGAATCCCTTAAAAAAGAAAACTGGATAA
- a CDS encoding transcriptional regulator, with amino-acid sequence MKIIDIKNVETLRDYFPELTPDQLETGMLFSMGISKKEIAFLRSVTVSTIEKMLETIKQKYEIKSLSDLLSIFKTRIYFIFLIKITQ; translated from the coding sequence ATGAAAATTATTGACATAAAAAATGTTGAAACACTTCGTGACTATTTTCCAGAATTAACGCCAGATCAACTGGAAACAGGTATGTTGTTTTCTATGGGAATATCTAAAAAAGAAATTGCTTTTCTTCGTTCTGTGACAGTGTCCACAATTGAGAAAATGCTTGAAACAATAAAACAAAAATATGAGATCAAATCTTTAAGTGATTTATTGTCTATTTTTAAAACAAGAATATATTTTATTTTTTTAATTAAAATTACCCAATAG
- a CDS encoding Rpn family recombination-promoting nuclease/putative transposase, producing MSKKFTPTPHDAIFKQFLSEKKTAKDFFDIWLPNEIKMLCDLATLKVESGSFVDSEMKNYQSDILYSVNTKQGKGYIYLLIEHQSTPDKLMAWRLMRYSMAAMQKHLDSGNKELPLVYPILFYCGEQSPHPYSTDWLDCFSGRDIAEKIYTKPFKLVDVTTLEDGEIMQHRRMALLELIQKHIRRRDMTELVNEIVKLLSYNYYTDDQVITMFNYLIQEGNAQKPMQFITEIAKQSEKHEGALMTIAQQIEEIGIKKGIQQGIQKGKLEGEKEATLKLAKQFLANGVDRKIVKLSTGLSDKELDKLERKN from the coding sequence ATGAGCAAAAAATTTACGCCTACTCCACACGACGCAATATTCAAGCAATTTTTAAGTGAGAAAAAAACCGCTAAAGACTTCTTTGATATTTGGCTACCGAATGAGATTAAGATGCTGTGTGACTTAGCTACGCTTAAGGTGGAATCTGGTTCATTTGTTGATAGTGAAATGAAAAACTATCAAAGTGATATTCTATATTCGGTGAATACCAAACAGGGAAAAGGTTATATTTATCTCCTGATTGAACACCAATCTACCCCTGACAAACTGATGGCATGGCGACTGATGCGCTATAGCATGGCGGCAATGCAGAAGCATTTAGACAGTGGAAATAAAGAGTTACCTCTTGTTTACCCTATCCTTTTTTACTGTGGTGAACAAAGCCCTCATCCCTATAGTACTGACTGGCTAGATTGTTTTAGTGGGCGAGATATCGCAGAAAAGATATATACAAAACCGTTTAAGTTAGTGGATGTGACCACACTCGAAGACGGTGAGATTATGCAGCACAGACGGATGGCGTTATTAGAATTGATACAGAAACACATTCGACGACGAGATATGACCGAACTAGTAAATGAAATTGTAAAGCTATTATCGTATAATTATTATACTGATGATCAAGTCATTACTATGTTTAACTATCTCATTCAGGAAGGAAACGCACAAAAGCCGATGCAGTTTATTACCGAGATAGCCAAACAATCAGAGAAACATGAGGGGGCACTTATGACTATTGCTCAACAAATTGAAGAAATCGGAATTAAAAAAGGCATCCAACAAGGTATACAGAAAGGAAAACTCGAGGGCGAAAAAGAAGCTACTTTGAAACTTGCTAAACAATTTTTAGCTAATGGTGTTGACCGTAAAATAGTTAAACTTTCAACTGGTTTATCAGATAAAGAACTTGATAAGTTAGAAAGAAAAAATTGA
- a CDS encoding helix-turn-helix transcriptional regulator — protein sequence MVKKDWSRKEVISALRKNGTTLAALSRESGYKSTTLNSVFFNLFTKGEMIIATRLGLIPSEIWPSRYFDNNGNLIDRKCKDNQRSVSRNE from the coding sequence ATGGTTAAAAAAGACTGGTCTAGAAAAGAGGTTATTTCTGCGTTACGCAAAAATGGTACTACTTTAGCTGCACTTTCCCGTGAATCTGGTTATAAATCAACTACATTAAATAGTGTTTTTTTTAATCTTTTTACTAAAGGTGAGATGATTATTGCAACTCGCTTAGGACTTATTCCCTCTGAAATTTGGCCTAGTCGTTATTTTGATAATAATGGTAATCTGATTGATCGTAAATGTAAGGACAACCAAAGATCCGTTTCTAGAAATGAATAG
- a CDS encoding IS6 family transposase, giving the protein MCLVKQSFKRLHYPVDVILVCLRWYLAYSLSLRNLEEMMQERGIDVDHSTIHRWVLRLTPKLARVARKKRKIYGGTWSLDETYIRIKGKWHYLYRAVEASGETIDFVLSQKRNKKSALRFLRKAIHQNTYPMGVNIDKSGANLAALMSLNQGELGIKIRQCRYKNNIVEQDHRFIKKRYRAMLGFKTYRTAKVLLEGIETLHMLHKQQIPINGQVIRPVDAFYALVT; this is encoded by the coding sequence ATGTGTCTTGTTAAACAAAGCTTTAAACGTCTCCACTATCCCGTCGATGTCATTTTAGTTTGTCTACGTTGGTATCTGGCGTATTCCTTAAGCTTGCGCAACCTTGAGGAGATGATGCAGGAAAGAGGAATCGATGTTGATCATTCTACTATTCATCGCTGGGTTTTACGATTAACGCCAAAACTCGCCAGGGTTGCCAGAAAGAAACGAAAAATCTATGGTGGCACCTGGTCTCTGGATGAAACCTATATCAGGATAAAAGGGAAATGGCATTATCTTTATCGTGCCGTAGAGGCTAGCGGTGAAACGATAGATTTTGTTCTCAGTCAAAAGCGAAATAAAAAATCTGCATTACGCTTTTTAAGGAAAGCTATCCATCAAAATACCTACCCTATGGGGGTGAATATTGATAAAAGTGGGGCTAATCTGGCTGCATTGATGTCACTTAATCAGGGTGAACTGGGGATAAAAATAAGACAATGCCGTTATAAAAACAACATAGTAGAGCAAGATCACCGTTTCATTAAAAAACGCTATCGAGCGATGCTTGGCTTTAAGACGTACCGAACGGCAAAAGTTTTACTGGAAGGAATAGAAACACTGCATATGCTCCATAAACAACAAATCCCTATCAATGGACAAGTTATCCGTCCAGTAGATGCCTTTTATGCTTTAGTTACCTAA
- a CDS encoding carcinine hydrolase/isopenicillin-N N-acyltransferase family protein, with product MGKNIATVTNTVDNFNNPSLEKGAPNSGISMSLVIKHKTVNDIIKALENIKINSAYSPSFVDKYGKIITIEIQDSGNKVIDGTSKGYVVHTNHPIGKESELVGKYANGNYHIFDNIAANTIWRYQQAELHAKFSPLKNIDAIKEILTQKPILMEPREGNDFVSVNSVIHDLHAGCSYGTTWISNIQNYTKVCFK from the coding sequence ATGGGTAAAAATATTGCTACTGTAACCAATACTGTGGATAATTTTAATAATCCCAGCCTTGAGAAGGGTGCTCCTAATAGCGGTATTTCGATGTCTCTAGTTATAAAACATAAAACGGTAAATGATATTATAAAAGCGCTAGAAAATATCAAGATAAACTCCGCTTACTCTCCAAGCTTTGTGGATAAGTACGGAAAAATAATAACTATAGAAATTCAAGATTCAGGAAATAAAGTCATTGATGGTACATCAAAAGGATATGTTGTTCACACAAATCACCCTATTGGTAAAGAATCTGAGCTTGTTGGAAAATATGCAAATGGGAACTATCATATTTTTGATAACATAGCAGCAAATACTATATGGCGTTATCAGCAAGCAGAGCTCCATGCTAAATTTTCCCCATTAAAAAACATTGATGCTATCAAAGAGATCCTGACTCAAAAACCGATTTTGATGGAGCCAAGGGAAGGAAATGATTTTGTTTCCGTTAATTCTGTTATTCATGATTTGCATGCTGGATGTAGCTACGGAACAACGTGGATATCTAACATACAAAATTATACCAAAGTTTGCTTCAAATAA
- a CDS encoding IS6 family transposase: protein MCLVKQSFKRLHYPVDVILVCLRWYLAYSLSLRNLEEMRQERGIDVDHSTIHRWVLRLTPKLARVARKKRKIYGGTWSLDETYIRIKGKWHYLYRAVEASGETIDFVLSQKRNKKSALRFLRKAIHQNTYPMGVNIDKSGANLAALMSLNQGELGIKIRQCRYKNNIVEQDHRFIKKRYRAMLGFKTYRTAKVLLEGIETLHMLHKQQIPINGQVIRPVDAFYALVT, encoded by the coding sequence ATGTGTCTTGTTAAACAAAGCTTTAAACGTCTCCACTATCCCGTCGATGTCATTTTAGTTTGTCTACGTTGGTATCTGGCGTATTCCTTAAGCTTGCGCAACCTTGAGGAGATGAGGCAGGAAAGAGGAATCGATGTTGATCACTCCACGATTCATCGCTGGGTTTTACGACTAACGCCAAAACTCGCCAGGGTTGCCAGAAAGAAACGAAAAATCTATGGTGGCACCTGGTCTCTGGATGAAACCTATATCAGGATAAAAGGGAAATGGCATTATCTTTATCGTGCCGTAGAGGCTAGCGGTGAAACGATAGATTTTGTTCTCAGTCAAAAGCGAAATAAAAAATCTGCATTACGCTTTTTAAGGAAAGCTATCCATCAAAATACCTACCCTATGGGGGTGAATATTGATAAAAGTGGGGCTAATCTGGCTGCATTGATGTCACTTAATCAGGGTGAACTGGGGATAAAAATAAGACAATGCCGTTATAAAAACAACATAGTAGAGCAAGATCACCGTTTCATTAAAAAACGCTATCGAGCGATGCTTGGCTTTAAGACGTACCGAACGGCAAAAGTTTTACTGGAAGGAATAGAAACACTGCATATGCTCCATAAACAACAAATCCCTATCAATGGACAAGTTATCCGTCCAGTAGATGCCTTTTATGCTTTAGTTACCTAA
- a CDS encoding ogr/Delta-like zinc finger family protein has translation MITNETKENYNQCQNVNCSTTFVSHETVARYIIKLQLINVLIPNG, from the coding sequence ATCATCACCAACGAAACCAAAGAAAACTATAATCAATGCCAAAATGTCAATTGCAGCACCACATTTGTTAGTCATGAAACAGTGGCGAGGTATATTATTAAACTGCAATTAATTAATGTACTAATACCTAATGGATAG
- a CDS encoding S8 family serine peptidase, translated as MEKHNIVIKFNREVIRSRNNQELILKSVATQDNFLTQFNFKSIVTDEMLLPQNRINTVNFENLAGICYVQNTDNMSLEEKESLAQKISTYDFVEYAYVEKLAPMELPYNPQVNNKEPLINKTVHNTPNFTHLQEYKSGVTSTHIGIDMEYAWSLGIAGQGISIADIEWGFNFDHINLKRHNFVDYVPTTNPLNNEHGTAVAGVMYAKDINFGVKGMVHDAESFYGISEISYGRAAGISLGLRALRAGDIFVYEMQTGGITGKYVPADFDYAVWDVTQEALNAGIIVIGAAGNGSENLDQDIYYEYRNRPDRGVIRVGAGDELLKKANFSTYGSMVHVQGWGGNVVTTGYDGLYNGGPNNNYTNGFNGTSSATPIVASAAVAIQSWYKQQTGQVLTPREMRALLIETGTPQNINVSEGNEHIGPLPNVRSAITEMRRRLLEVVAIIEGQLSAKGGAQVMLSAEKSTSKVANIVAYAWQLPDGITAEIQNQSTLHFITPEVFKEKIYPITLTVTDAFGNSDSINHNFMVFNEFPLWERNGHYRKGAKVSWKNKKWVAISNNRGWEPGDDSGYWREVTDYPLWEPTKLYMVGNKVSWKNKKWVAINNNRGWEPSDNSEFWREIL; from the coding sequence ATGGAAAAACATAATATTGTTATTAAGTTTAATAGAGAGGTTATTCGATCAAGAAACAATCAGGAGTTGATCCTAAAATCTGTCGCGACTCAAGATAACTTTTTAACGCAGTTTAATTTTAAGTCTATTGTAACTGATGAAATGTTATTACCACAAAACCGCATCAATACAGTCAACTTTGAAAATTTAGCGGGGATTTGTTATGTGCAAAATACTGACAATATGTCATTAGAAGAAAAAGAAAGTCTTGCACAAAAAATATCTACTTATGATTTTGTTGAGTATGCCTATGTAGAAAAACTAGCACCCATGGAATTACCATACAATCCTCAGGTTAATAATAAAGAACCTCTTATTAATAAGACAGTTCACAATACACCAAATTTTACTCATCTTCAGGAATATAAAAGTGGTGTTACCTCTACTCATATTGGTATTGATATGGAATATGCCTGGTCTCTAGGTATAGCTGGTCAAGGGATAAGTATTGCAGATATAGAATGGGGATTTAATTTTGATCATATTAATCTAAAAAGACATAACTTCGTTGACTATGTTCCTACAACAAATCCCCTGAATAATGAGCATGGTACCGCTGTTGCCGGAGTGATGTACGCTAAGGATATTAACTTTGGTGTAAAAGGAATGGTTCATGACGCTGAGTCATTTTATGGTATTTCTGAGATAAGTTATGGCCGCGCCGCAGGTATATCTCTAGGGTTGAGAGCCTTAAGGGCGGGTGATATTTTTGTTTACGAGATGCAAACAGGCGGTATAACCGGTAAATATGTACCTGCTGACTTTGATTACGCTGTTTGGGATGTCACGCAAGAAGCTCTTAATGCTGGTATTATTGTTATTGGAGCTGCTGGGAATGGTAGTGAAAATTTAGACCAGGATATCTATTATGAATATCGAAATCGCCCTGATCGTGGTGTAATTCGTGTTGGTGCAGGCGATGAATTACTAAAAAAAGCAAACTTTAGTACCTATGGTAGTATGGTGCATGTTCAGGGATGGGGTGGTAATGTTGTCACAACAGGATACGATGGCTTATATAATGGAGGGCCAAACAATAATTATACAAATGGATTTAATGGAACTTCTAGTGCAACACCTATTGTCGCTTCAGCAGCGGTAGCCATTCAATCTTGGTATAAACAACAGACTGGCCAGGTTCTCACACCACGTGAAATGCGTGCGCTCTTAATTGAAACAGGAACACCGCAAAATATTAACGTCTCTGAAGGAAATGAACATATTGGCCCATTACCTAATGTTCGTAGTGCTATTACTGAAATGCGTCGCCGTCTGCTAGAAGTTGTCGCGATCATTGAAGGGCAATTATCGGCTAAAGGTGGTGCCCAAGTTATGTTATCTGCTGAAAAGTCAACATCAAAAGTAGCAAATATTGTTGCTTACGCCTGGCAACTTCCTGACGGCATTACCGCAGAGATTCAAAATCAATCGACACTGCATTTTATTACACCGGAAGTCTTTAAAGAGAAAATATATCCTATCACTCTAACTGTTACCGATGCATTTGGTAATAGTGACAGTATCAATCATAATTTTATGGTGTTCAATGAATTTCCACTCTGGGAGCGGAATGGACACTATAGGAAAGGTGCCAAAGTTAGCTGGAAAAATAAAAAATGGGTCGCAATAAGTAACAACCGCGGCTGGGAGCCTGGCGATGATTCAGGATACTGGAGAGAAGTCACGGACTACCCACTCTGGGAACCGACTAAACTTTACATGGTGGGTAATAAGGTCAGTTGGAAAAATAAAAAATGGGTCGCAATAAATAACAATCGCGGCTGGGAGCCTAGCGATAATTCAGAATTCTGGAGAGAGATTCTGTAG
- a CDS encoding helix-turn-helix transcriptional regulator, which produces MAKIPKVEIIKNNIKHLLKEKNENQVSLSDGAGVNRTTIYNILEGKVSSIQEKTLKKVSDFFGVSYSEIQEIDFCKRDMENTLMSIDGNMNPIAVPLINESLITSSLNKKIGRMILGSPITYYFGDGPNIIGVILSSNIGNYYSSGDILIVKRKEIIKDSLLLIFSSDKNLDVINSGVDINDKDILIGSILEERYDS; this is translated from the coding sequence ATGGCTAAAATTCCAAAAGTAGAAATTATAAAAAATAATATTAAGCACTTGCTTAAAGAAAAAAATGAAAATCAAGTTTCTTTAAGTGATGGGGCTGGAGTTAATCGGACAACAATTTACAACATTTTAGAAGGAAAAGTTTCTTCTATTCAAGAAAAAACCTTGAAAAAGGTATCAGATTTTTTTGGTGTATCTTATTCTGAAATACAAGAAATTGATTTTTGTAAAAGAGACATGGAAAACACATTAATGTCTATCGATGGAAATATGAATCCGATAGCAGTACCTTTAATTAATGAATCATTAATAACATCCTCGTTAAATAAAAAAATAGGAAGAATGATATTAGGATCACCTATAACTTATTATTTTGGTGATGGGCCTAACATAATAGGTGTTATTTTATCATCAAATATAGGTAATTATTACTCAAGTGGAGATATTCTTATTGTAAAAAGAAAAGAAATTATTAAAGATTCACTTCTTCTGATTTTTTCATCTGATAAAAATTTAGATGTTATTAATAGTGGTGTAGATATAAATGATAAAGACATCCTTATTGGGTCAATTTTAGAGGAAAGATATGACAGCTAA